The following proteins are encoded in a genomic region of Neomonachus schauinslandi chromosome 7, ASM220157v2, whole genome shotgun sequence:
- the PELO gene encoding protein pelota homolog translates to MKLVRKDIEKDNAGQVTLVPEEPEDMWHTYNLVQVGDSLRASTIRKVQTESSTGSVGSNRVRTTLTLCVEAIDFDSQACQLRVKGTNIQENEYVKMGAYHTIELEPNRQFTLAKKQWDSVVLERIEQACDPAWSADVAAVVMQEGLAHICLVTPSMTLTRAKVEVNIPRKRKGNCSQHDRALERFYEQVVQAIQRHINFDVVKCVLVASPGFVREQFCDYMFQQAVKTDNKVLLENRSKFLQVHASSGHKYSLKEALCDPSVASRLSDTKAAGEVKALDDFYKMLQHEPDRAFYGLKQVEKANEAMAIDTLLISDELFRHQDVATRSRYVKLVDSVKENAGTVRIFSSLHVSGEQLSHLTGVAAILRFPVPELSDQEDDSSSEED, encoded by the exons ATGAAGCTCGTGAGAAAGGACATTGAGAAAGACAATGCGGGCCAGGTGACTCTAGTCCCCGAAGAACCTGAGGATATGTGGCACACCTACAATCTAGTGCAGGTGGGCGACAGCTTGCGTGCCTCCACCATCCGCAAGGTACAGACCGAGTCCTCCACGGGCAGCGTAGGAAGCAACCGGGTCCGCACTACTCTCACTCTCTGCGTGGAGGCCATTGATTTTGACTCTCAAGCCTGCCAGCTGCGGGTTAAGGGGACCAACATCCAAGAGAATGAGTATGTCAAGATGGGGGCTTACCACACCATTGAGCTGGAGCCCAACCGCCAGTTCACTTTGGCCAAGAAACAGTGGGACAGTGTGGTTCTGGAGCGCATCGAGCAGGCCTGTGACCCAGCCTGGAGTGCAGATGTGGCGGCTGTGGTGATGCAGGAAGGCCTCGCCCATATCTGCTTAGTCACTCCCAGCATGACCCTCACTCGGGCCAAGGTGGAGGTGAACATCCCTAGAAAACGGAAAGGCAACTGTTCCCAACATGATCGGGCTTTGGAGCGGTTCTATGAACAGGTGGTCCAGGCTATCCAGCGCCACATAAACTTTGATGTTGTGAAGTGCGTCCTGGTGGCCAGCCCAGGATTTGTGAGGGAGCAGTTCTGCGACTACATGTTTCAACAAGCAGTGAAGACCGACAACAAAGTGCTCCTGGAAAACCGGTCCAAGTTCCTTCAG GTACATGCCTCCTCTGGACACAAGTACTCCCTGAAAGAGGCCCTTTGTGACCCTTCTGTAGCTAGCCGCCTTTCAGACACTAAAGCTGCGGGGGAAGTAAAAGCCTTGGATGACTTCTATAAAATGTTACAACATGAACCTGACCGAGCGTTCTATGGACTCAAGCAGGTGGAGAAGGCCAATGAGGCTATGGCAATTGACACACTGCTTATCAGCGATGAGCTTTTCAGGCACCAGGATGTCGCTACACGAAGCCGGTATGTGAAGCTGGTGGACAGTGTGAAAGAGAATGCAGGCACGGTTAGGATATTCTCTAGTCTTCATGTATCAGGGGAACAGCTCAGTCACTTGACTGGAGTAGCTGCCATTCTCCGCTTCCCTGTCCCTGAACTCTCTGACCAAGAGGATGATTCCAGTTCTGAAGAAGATTAA